One part of the Aurantibacillus circumpalustris genome encodes these proteins:
- a CDS encoding ATP-binding protein, which produces MIIGRIKEIELLNKNYKSSKSEFIALYGRRRVGKTYLVRTLFKKEFTFQLTGLAQAGLQDQLINFNMAAQEQGLLKKKKNATNWMEAFQQIREGIQRSNQKKKIIFIDELPWFDTPQASFIPALEHFWNSWVSARKDVLLIVCGSAASWMIHKLINNKGGLHNRVTQKIKIEPFTLSECEQLLRYKKINIDKYQTIQLYMVLGGIPFYWDAVQKGQSAAQTIDKLCFDANGLLTSEFQNLYASLFSKAERHKAIVLALSKKNKGLTRSEVSQSSKLANGGGLTRLLDELEESGFIRKYTPFGKKSRNSLYQLSDFFTLFHLKFMEGQKSFAKNYWVKMIDHPTQRAWSGYAFEQVCLAHILQIKQALGISGVETQVSSWKTLLEKDGAQIDLVIDRRDGVINLCEMKFSINQFSIDKKYDSVLRNKTGAFKRETKTRKALFITLITTFGLQNNAYSGNIQNDLKMDVLFHP; this is translated from the coding sequence ATGATTATTGGGAGAATAAAAGAAATTGAACTTCTAAATAAAAATTATAAATCGTCTAAATCTGAATTTATAGCGCTTTACGGAAGACGTAGAGTTGGAAAAACTTATTTGGTACGCACGTTGTTTAAAAAAGAATTTACCTTTCAATTAACAGGTCTCGCTCAGGCTGGTCTTCAAGATCAACTAATCAATTTCAATATGGCCGCTCAAGAACAAGGCCTCCTGAAAAAGAAAAAAAATGCTACTAACTGGATGGAAGCGTTTCAACAAATACGTGAGGGTATTCAGAGGTCTAATCAAAAGAAAAAGATAATTTTTATTGATGAACTGCCTTGGTTCGATACCCCTCAAGCTTCCTTTATACCAGCCCTAGAGCATTTTTGGAACAGTTGGGTTTCTGCTCGTAAAGATGTACTCTTAATTGTATGCGGTTCTGCTGCTTCATGGATGATTCATAAACTCATCAATAATAAAGGAGGATTACACAATCGCGTAACCCAAAAAATAAAAATCGAACCATTTACATTAAGTGAATGTGAACAGTTACTCCGGTACAAGAAAATAAACATAGATAAATATCAAACAATTCAGCTTTACATGGTGTTAGGGGGTATTCCCTTTTATTGGGATGCCGTGCAGAAGGGACAAAGTGCAGCCCAAACAATCGATAAATTATGCTTCGACGCGAATGGTTTACTTACAAGTGAATTTCAGAATCTATATGCCTCCTTATTTAGCAAAGCTGAAAGACACAAAGCAATTGTGCTGGCCCTTTCCAAAAAAAATAAAGGATTAACGCGCTCTGAAGTAAGTCAAAGCAGCAAACTAGCTAACGGTGGTGGGCTAACAAGACTTCTAGATGAATTAGAAGAAAGTGGTTTTATAAGAAAATACACCCCATTTGGTAAAAAATCACGCAATAGTTTGTATCAACTCAGTGATTTTTTCACTTTGTTTCACTTAAAATTTATGGAAGGCCAAAAGTCTTTTGCTAAAAATTATTGGGTAAAAATGATTGATCATCCAACTCAAAGAGCTTGGAGTGGTTATGCTTTTGAGCAAGTTTGTCTGGCTCATATTCTCCAAATTAAACAAGCGCTAGGAATAAGCGGCGTTGAAACACAAGTATCTTCATGGAAAACACTTTTAGAAAAAGATGGTGCGCAGATTGATTTAGTGATAGATCGCCGAGACGGTGTCATTAATCTTTGTGAAATGAAATTTTCAATAAACCAGTTTAGCATCGACAAAAAATACGATTCGGTGTTGCGGAACAAAACTGGTGCTTTTAAAAGGGAAACAAAAACACGAAAAGCCCTTTTTATTACTCTTATTACTACCTTCGGCTTGCAAAACAACGCCTACTCTGGCAATATACAGAACGACTTAAAAATGGATGTTTTGTTTCATCCATAA
- a CDS encoding competence protein CoiA, translating to MQFAIYNNQRAEAEPKLKGICLHCKQEVLAKCGAKNVWHWSHTKSENCDSWSEPETQWHRDWKKLFGEDDSEIKVQKDDIYHIADVINKEGIVFEFQNSPISSEIIKTRENFYGDKMIWVINGIKFKDTFQIFDEAYLKNWKIHILDEFSATNYPALKNSLIIEDWQVKHEKVRDLLVRNGLTHNIQEKVFSLNLSEHKFVNREQFVLKLNFELLDLYKENNEDYSFGKTEFIWEHPRRSWQGTARPVFIDFGVEFLYYVNSGIGKKSGVGTKISKLKFAEKYCGN from the coding sequence ATGCAGTTTGCTATTTATAATAATCAAAGGGCGGAAGCAGAACCTAAATTAAAAGGTATTTGTCTGCATTGTAAACAAGAAGTTTTAGCGAAATGTGGTGCGAAAAATGTGTGGCATTGGTCGCACACAAAATCTGAAAATTGCGATTCGTGGTCGGAGCCAGAGACCCAATGGCACAGAGATTGGAAGAAATTATTTGGAGAAGATGATTCGGAAATAAAAGTTCAAAAGGATGACATTTACCACATTGCTGATGTAATCAATAAAGAGGGAATTGTGTTTGAGTTTCAAAATTCACCTATTTCGTCAGAGATAATTAAAACGCGTGAAAATTTTTATGGTGATAAGATGATTTGGGTCATTAACGGCATAAAGTTTAAAGATACGTTTCAAATTTTTGACGAAGCGTATTTGAAAAATTGGAAAATTCATATTCTTGATGAATTCTCTGCTACGAATTATCCAGCACTAAAAAATTCACTCATTATCGAAGACTGGCAGGTAAAACACGAGAAAGTAAGAGACTTATTGGTGAGGAATGGACTCACCCATAACATACAAGAAAAAGTGTTTAGTTTGAACCTTTCAGAACACAAGTTTGTTAATCGCGAACAATTTGTTCTTAAGTTGAACTTTGAATTACTGGATTTATACAAGGAAAACAATGAAGACTATAGTTTTGGTAAAACAGAATTTATTTGGGAACATCCACGCCGTTCATGGCAAGGAACAGCAAGACCTGTATTTATTGATTTTGGAGTAGAATTCCTTTATTACGTTAATTCCGGAATAGGAAAAAAATCCGGTGTCGGTACTAAAATATCAAAATTGAAGTTTGCTGAGAAGTATTGTGGGAATTAA